A stretch of DNA from Microbacterium croceum:
GGCATCAACGTCGCGATCGCCAGCTCCGGCAACTCCGAGGAGTCCGGCTCGATCGGTGTCGGATTCTCGATCCCGTCGAACATCGCCAAGCGCGTCTCGGACGAGATCATCGCCGACGGCGCCGCGACGCACGGCCTGCTCGGAGCCTCGGTGCGTGATGCGTCCTCGGTCGAAGGTGCCGTCGTCTCCGGCGCCTACATCGCCGAGGTCACGGACGGCGGTGCGGCGAAGCAGGGTGGATTGAAGGCGGATGACGTCGTGACCGCCTTCAACGGAGTGCCGATCACGAGCGCCACCGACCTCACCGCGCAGGTGCGGGCCGCGGCGGCCGGCAGCCAGGCCACTGTCACGTACAACCGCGGGGGCAAGGAGTTCGAGGCGGAGGTCACGCTCGGCGAACTCGCCGGCTGACGCCTCGGAGAACAGAGATGGACGCCACCCCGCGATAGGCTCGCGGGGTGGCGTCCTTCTCTTTCGGCACCGGCAATGCGGCCAAGCTGCTCCGGATCCCGTTGTATGCCGTCGGACGCATGGGCACGATCCTCGTTCCCCGAGGCCAGCGCTGGGTCTTCGGCTGCGGCGCGGGTGTCGGCGATGGGGCTCTGGCACTGCAGCGACATGCGGCGGCGGCTGGGCATGACACGCTCTGGCTCACATCGTCGGAACGCGAGGATCTCGATGCCGCCGCCCTCGGGATCCGTACTGTGCGCAAGAGCGGACTGCGGGGCTGGTGGGCGACGGCACGCGCCGGCGTGATCGTGGTGACGCACGGGCTCGGCGACGTCAACCGGTACGCCGATTCGGGAGCGTTCGTGGTGCAGCTGTGGCACGGCATCCCTCTCAAGCGCATCGGGCTGGACTCGCCTGCCACGACGCAGGTGCCGCCCGTGCCCGGCGCACCGTTGCTGCGACGACTGGTCGCCTTCCTGTATCGCAACGCGGCGCGGCGCATTCGTGTGCTCCCCGCTGCCTCGCACCGCTCTCGGGGCCGCCTGGAGTCGGCCTTCGACCTGCACGATGATCGCGTGATCGTGACGGGAGAGCCGCGTGTCGACGTCCTCTCCGCAGGGTCGGCCGAAGCGCGGCGCGAACGTGCCGACGAGATCCTCCGCGACCGTCTGGAGGGAACCGCCGGCGCATCGCGCACGATCCTCTACGCACCCACCTGGCGCGATGGTGCGGCTGACCCTGCGGTGCCCACCGCCGAGGAGTGGGTCCAGATCATCCGCGTGCTCGAGCAGTACGACGCTCTGCTCCTCGTCAGATCGCACCCGCTGGGAGAGGGGGGCTATGCGCCCGCGCTGCCGAGCCGCCGAGTGCGGATGCTGGGCGCATCCGTGCTCTCTGACGTCACCCCGGTGCTGCCGGCCGTCGACATTCTGATCACCGACTACTCGTCGCT
This window harbors:
- a CDS encoding CDP-glycerol glycerophosphotransferase family protein, translating into MASFSFGTGNAAKLLRIPLYAVGRMGTILVPRGQRWVFGCGAGVGDGALALQRHAAAAGHDTLWLTSSEREDLDAAALGIRTVRKSGLRGWWATARAGVIVVTHGLGDVNRYADSGAFVVQLWHGIPLKRIGLDSPATTQVPPVPGAPLLRRLVAFLYRNAARRIRVLPAASHRSRGRLESAFDLHDDRVIVTGEPRVDVLSAGSAEARRERADEILRDRLEGTAGASRTILYAPTWRDGAADPAVPTAEEWVQIIRVLEQYDALLLVRSHPLGEGGYAPALPSRRVRMLGASVLSDVTPVLPAVDILITDYSSLAFDVGLLAMPVLFLAPDAVEYARTRGFYGRFEDVAGDDAAETWGGLLSQLEELLTSTDAFASRSARSATLSAEMHAYRDGRNTRRVYQAIRARGIPAPKGAA